The following proteins are encoded in a genomic region of Gossypium hirsutum isolate 1008001.06 chromosome D05, Gossypium_hirsutum_v2.1, whole genome shotgun sequence:
- the LOC107906725 gene encoding auxin response factor 4 isoform X4, producing MEIDLNHAVNEVEKTVLCNGSCEKASACVYCLSSSLSSSSSSSYSSSSCSSNSGSPPCSSSIDLELWHACAGPLTSLPKKGNVVVYFPQGHLEQLALAFPFSPLDTFDLPPQIFCKVMNVQLLANKENDEVYTQVTLLPQPELGGHNLGSKQLDEVGADEHADGSPSKPTSHMFCKTLTASDTSIHGGFSAPRRAAEDCFPRLDYKQTRPSQELVAKDLHGVEWRFRHIYRGQPRRHLLTTGWSVFVSQKNLIAGDAVLFLRGEDRELRLGIRRAVRPRTGLPDSIIAKHNSYPKVLSAVANALSTKRVFQVCYCPRASHAEFVIPFQKYIKSITNPMCTGARFRMKFEMDDLPERRSNGVVTGIGDSDPYKWPNSKWRCVMVRWDDDIASDHQERVSPWEIDPPVFPPPLSIPSPFRLKKLRTGLQTAALDTPITGFAETNRFPKVLQGQEICSLRSLTHKADLNLGVWAKTNHGCNSFNMNQAPNTNCYPEGLRNMYFPYNEFYKAGQEPKMYSCASKLPRGNVLFNASSIKPGVSVDDIRKPNPPNDHKPMENIPSPGFGKKLRNQQNECYKGNVAGCKLFGFSLTAESPTLNSQNSGKRSCTKVHKQGSLVGRAIDLSRLYGYKDLMTELEHLFGMEGLLNDPDKGWRVLYTDRDNDVMVVGDDPWHEFCDVVSKIHIYTGEEVEKMTIGMGSDETQSCLEEAAVIMEASKSSSVGQPDSSPTVMRGMKISVCF from the exons ATGGAAATTGATCTGAACCATGCAGTAAACGAGGTGGAGAAGACTGTACTTTGCAATGGGAGCTGTGAAAAAGCTAGTGCTTGCGTTTACTGTTTGTCGTCGTCGTTGTcgtcatcatcatcttcttcttattcttcttcttcatgTTCTTCAAACTCAGGTTCACCTCCTTGTTCATCTTCCATTGACTTGGAGCTTTGGCATGCTTGTGCTGGTCCTCTCACATCACTTCCAAAGAAGGGAAATGTGGTTGTATACTTCCCTCAAGGTCACTTGGAACAACTTGCCCTTGCTTTTCCTTTCTCTCCCTTGGACACCTTTGATCTTCCTCCCCAAATCTTTTGCAAAGTGATGAATGTCCAGCTTCTG GCCAATAAGGAGAATGATGAGGTCTATACGCAAGTCACTTTACTTCCTCAACCGGAG TTGGGAGGGCATAATTTGGGGAGCAAGCAGCTGGATGAGGTAGGGGCGGATGAGCATGCCGATGGGTCGCCTTCGAAGCCAACCTCTCACATGTTTTGCAAGACACTAACAGCTTCTGACACTAGCATCCATGGAGGGTTCTCTGCTCCTCGTAGAGCTGCTGAAGACTGTTTTCCTCGGCTG GATTATAAACAGACAAGGCCCTCACAGGAGCTTGTTGCTAAAGACCTCCATGGAGTTGAGTGGAGGTTTCGCCATATATATAGGG GTCAACCGAGGCGCCATCTCCTTACTACCGGCTGGAGTGTTTTTGTGAGTCAAAAGAATCTTATTGCTGGGGATGCAGTGCTCTTTCTGAG GGGCGAAGATCGGGAGCTGAGGTTGGGAATTAGAAGAGCTGTTCGACCAAGAACTGGTCTTCCAGATTCAATTATTGCGAAACATAATTCATATCCAAAGGTTCTTTCTGCAGTGGCTAATGCATTATCCACCAAAAGAGTGTTTCAAGTCTGCTACTGTCCAAG GGCCAGTCATGCCGAGTTCGTCATACCCTTCCAAAAGTATATTAAAAGCATCACAAATCCAATGTGCACTGGGGCAAGATTCAGAATGAAATTTGAAATGGATGATTTGCCGGAGAGAAG GTCTAATGGTGTAGTGACAGGAATAGGGGACTCAGATCCTTATAAATGGCCTAACTCAAAGTGGAGATGCGTAATG GTTAGGTGGGATGATGATATCGCAAGTGATCACCAAGAGAGAGTTTCACCTTGGGAAATTGATCCTCCTGTTTTTCCCCCACCCTTAAGTATTCCATCTCCATTCAGGTTAAAGAAACTGCGGACAGGTCTGCAGACTGCAGCACTTGACACCCCTATCACTG GCTTTGCGGAAACTAATCGGTTTCCGAAGGTCTTGCAAGGTCAAGAAATTTGCTCATTGAGGTCCCTCACACACAAGGCTGATCTCAACCTGGGTGTTTGGGCAAAAACCAATCATGGTTGCAATTCTTTCAACATGAATCAAGCACCCAACACCAACTGCTATCCAGAAGGACTTCGAAATATGTATTTTCCTTATAATGAGTTTTACAAAGCTGGCCAGGAACCTAAAATGTATTCTTGCGCATCTAAACTTCCAAGGGGCAATGTTTTGTTCAATGCTTCCTCAATTAAGCCGGGGGTTAGTGTGGACGACATCAGGAAACCAAACCCTCCGAATGACCATAAGCCAATGGAGAATATCCCTAGTCccggttttggaaaaaaattgagGAACCAACAGAATGAGTGCTACAAAGGAAATGTGGCTGGATGTAAACTCTTTGGATTCTCCTTGACTGCGGAATCACCTACTCTGAACTCACAAAATTCTGGTAAGCGGAGTTGTACAAAG GTTCACAAGCAAGGCAGCTTGGTTGGAAGAGCCATTGATCTCTCAAGACTTTATGGATATAAAGACTTGATGACTGAACTAGAACATCTTTTCGGTATGGAAGGTCTTTTAAATGATCCTGATAAAGGGTGGCGGGTTTTGTACACTGACAGGGACAATGATGTAATGGTAGTTGGAGACGACCCGTGGCA TGAATTTTGTGATGTGGTATCCAAGATCCATATATACACAGGAGAAGAAGTGGAGAAGATGACCATAGGAATGGGTAGTGATGAGACTCAAAGCTGTTTGGAAGAAGCAGCAGTGATAATGGAAGCATCAAAGTCGTCCTCGGTGGGGCAGCCAGATTCCTCTCCCACTGTAATGAGGGGTATGAAGATCAGTGTTTGCTTCTAG